In Polypterus senegalus isolate Bchr_013 chromosome 12, ASM1683550v1, whole genome shotgun sequence, the following are encoded in one genomic region:
- the arpp19a gene encoding cAMP-regulated phosphoprotein 19a isoform X2 produces MEDKVISPEKVEEAKLKARYPHLGTKPGGSDFLRKRLQKGQKYFDSGDYNMAKAKMKNKQLLSAAADKTEVTGDHIPTPQDLPQRKPSLVASKLAV; encoded by the exons ATGGAAGACAAGGTTATCAGTccagaaaaagtggaagaagccAAACTTAAAGCAAGATATCCACACCTTGGTACCAAGCCTGGTGGCTCCGATTTCTTAAGAAAAAGATTGCAAAAAGGG CAAAAATACTTTGACTCTGGTGATTACAATATGGCAAAGGCTAAGATGAAGAATAAGCAACTCTTGAGTGCTGCAGCAGATAAAACAGAGGTCACAGGAGACCATATCCCTACTCCTCAGGACTTGCCTCAGAGGAAACCTTCACTTGTTGCAAGCAAACTGGCTGTCTGA